One region of Hoeflea sp. 108 genomic DNA includes:
- a CDS encoding ABC transporter permease, whose product MSATASTANVSTGARFSGAQHRLLAFASLIALVVVFSIASPNFMQTSNIIAILQATSVNGVLAIAATLVIITGGIDLSVGTLMTFCAVCAGVVLTFWGMPLGLGVLAAILAGACSGTLSGTFVAKLKIPPFIATLGMMLILKGLSLVISGTRPIYFNNTPGFTQISQGSLIGTVLPSLPIPNGVLILFLVAIATSFVLERTILGRFTFALGSNEEAVRLSGVNTDRWKIAVYALAGSICGIAGLLIASRLNSAQPALGQGYELDAIAAVVIGGTSLSGGRGTIIGTLIGALIISVLANGLRILSVAQEWQTVVTGSIIILAVYTDILRRRRL is encoded by the coding sequence ATGAGTGCGACAGCATCGACCGCGAACGTCTCGACAGGCGCCCGCTTCTCGGGCGCGCAGCACCGGCTTCTGGCCTTCGCCAGCCTGATTGCACTGGTCGTCGTCTTCTCCATTGCCTCGCCCAATTTCATGCAGACGTCCAACATCATCGCCATCCTGCAGGCGACGTCGGTCAACGGCGTGCTGGCGATCGCCGCGACCCTTGTCATCATCACAGGCGGCATCGACCTGTCGGTCGGCACGCTGATGACCTTCTGCGCCGTCTGTGCGGGCGTGGTGCTGACCTTCTGGGGCATGCCGCTCGGCCTCGGCGTGCTGGCCGCGATCCTCGCGGGCGCCTGCAGTGGTACTCTATCCGGCACCTTCGTCGCCAAACTCAAGATCCCGCCCTTCATCGCCACGCTCGGCATGATGCTGATCCTCAAGGGCCTGTCGCTGGTGATCTCCGGTACGCGGCCGATCTATTTCAACAACACGCCCGGCTTCACCCAGATCTCGCAAGGCTCGTTGATCGGCACCGTCCTCCCAAGCCTGCCCATCCCCAACGGCGTGCTGATCCTGTTCCTGGTCGCCATCGCGACGAGCTTCGTCCTCGAGCGCACGATTCTCGGCCGCTTCACCTTCGCACTCGGTTCGAACGAGGAAGCGGTCAGGCTTTCGGGCGTCAACACCGACCGCTGGAAGATCGCCGTCTACGCGCTTGCCGGCTCGATCTGCGGCATCGCCGGCCTGCTCATCGCCTCGCGCCTCAACTCGGCCCAGCCCGCCCTCGGCCAGGGCTACGAACTTGACGCCATCGCAGCCGTCGTCATCGGCGGCACCTCGCTCTCGGGCGGCCGCGGCACCATCATCGGCACGCTCATCGGCGCACTCATCATCTCCGTGCTCGCCAATGGCCTGCGCATCCTTTCGGTCGCCCAGGAATGGCAGACCGTGGTCACCGGCTCGATCATCATTCTCGCCGTCTACACCGACATTCTGCGGCGCCGCAGGCTTTGA
- a CDS encoding sugar ABC transporter ATP-binding protein, whose amino-acid sequence MTALVAMKDIEKSFPGVRALHNAQLDLRPGEVHALMGENGAGKSTMMKILAGIYRRDGGEILLDGKPVEINSPRQAQDLGIGIIHQELNLMPHLTAAQNIFIGREPRKVGGLLLDEARLNADAAEIFASMHLKLDPRTPVGGLTIARQQMVEIAKALSYRSRVLIMDEPTAALNDAEINELFAIIARLKAEGVGIVYISHKMDELKRIADRVTVMRDGEYIGTVPAAETPVEKIIAMMVGRALSDERPVVPDHSNSEVVLEVRNISRGSEIRDVSFSVRKGEILGFAGLMGAGRTEVARAIFGADRRDHGDVFMHGKKIDIRKPEDAVRAGIGYLSEDRKHFGLATGMDVRNNVVLASLSRFAGPGGLLREAAMQQAAVRYIDQLAIKTPSDRQEVRLLSGGNQQKIVIAKWLLRDCEVLIFDEPTRGIDVGAKNEIYKLLNALAQQGRAIIVISSELPEVLRLSHRIAVMCEGRLTGILPSGASQEEIMHLATLRGEQNNKPAKGEAK is encoded by the coding sequence ATGACCGCCCTCGTTGCGATGAAGGACATCGAAAAATCCTTCCCCGGCGTGCGCGCCTTGCACAATGCCCAGCTCGACCTGCGCCCGGGCGAGGTCCATGCGCTGATGGGCGAAAACGGCGCCGGCAAGTCGACGATGATGAAGATCCTCGCCGGCATCTATCGCCGTGACGGCGGCGAGATCCTGCTCGACGGCAAGCCGGTCGAAATCAACTCGCCGCGCCAGGCGCAAGACCTCGGCATTGGCATCATCCACCAGGAACTCAATCTGATGCCGCATCTGACGGCGGCGCAGAACATCTTCATCGGCCGTGAGCCGCGCAAGGTCGGCGGCCTGTTGCTCGACGAAGCCAGGCTCAACGCCGATGCCGCCGAGATCTTTGCCTCGATGCATCTCAAGCTCGACCCGCGCACGCCGGTCGGCGGGCTGACGATCGCTCGCCAGCAGATGGTCGAGATCGCCAAGGCGCTGTCCTACCGCTCGCGTGTGCTGATCATGGACGAGCCGACGGCAGCCCTGAACGACGCCGAGATCAACGAGCTCTTCGCCATCATCGCAAGGCTCAAGGCCGAGGGCGTCGGCATCGTCTACATCTCCCACAAGATGGATGAGCTGAAGCGCATCGCCGACCGCGTGACCGTCATGCGCGACGGCGAATACATCGGTACCGTTCCCGCAGCCGAGACCCCGGTCGAAAAGATCATCGCCATGATGGTTGGCCGCGCGCTGTCGGACGAACGCCCAGTCGTGCCCGACCATTCCAATTCCGAGGTCGTGCTCGAGGTCAGGAACATCAGCCGAGGCAGCGAGATCCGCGACGTCTCCTTCTCGGTCCGCAAGGGCGAGATCCTCGGCTTCGCCGGCTTGATGGGTGCTGGCCGCACCGAAGTGGCGCGCGCCATCTTCGGCGCCGACCGTCGCGACCACGGAGACGTCTTCATGCACGGCAAGAAGATCGACATCCGCAAGCCCGAGGACGCGGTGCGCGCCGGCATCGGCTACCTCTCGGAGGATCGCAAGCATTTCGGCCTCGCCACCGGCATGGACGTGCGCAACAACGTCGTGCTCGCGAGCCTTTCCCGCTTTGCCGGCCCCGGCGGCCTGCTCAGGGAAGCGGCCATGCAGCAGGCCGCCGTCCGCTACATCGACCAGCTCGCCATCAAGACGCCGTCCGACCGCCAGGAAGTGCGCCTGCTCTCAGGCGGCAACCAGCAGAAGATCGTCATCGCCAAATGGCTGCTGCGCGACTGCGAGGTGCTGATCTTCGACGAGCCGACGCGCGGCATCGACGTCGGCGCCAAGAACGAGATCTACAAGCTCTTGAACGCGCTGGCCCAGCAGGGCCGCGCCATCATCGTCATCTCCTCCGAGCTGCCCGAAGTGCTGAGGCTCAGCCACCGCATCGCCGTCATGTGCGAAGGCCGGCTGACCGGCATCCTGCCTTCCGGCGCCTCGCAGGAGGAGATCATGCATCTCGCCACGTTGAGGGGCGAGCAAAACAATAAGCCGGCAAAGGGAGAGGCCAAATGA
- a CDS encoding amidohydrolase family protein has translation MIARIDGHCHYWALQRGDYDWLTPDAAHLAPIYRNFGAVDMRPLARAAGIARRILVQAAPTVAETQFLLDQGRDDTDVAGIVGWVDLSSSDSVTTLERFAANPIFKGVRPMLQDLDDVNWIATRPNAKTVAALKHLGLRFDALVLPQHLESLRRFVEMHPDLPVVIDHAAKPAFAAPTDDPRHALWKLGMAELSGHPHLCCKLSGLLTELPAESRSTPEAAVAALRPTVDDLLSWFGPDRLIWGSDWPVLTLAAPFAFWDEVTARLLDGLGQSERAAILGGTAAHFYGIEGGRT, from the coding sequence ATGATCGCAAGGATCGACGGCCACTGCCACTACTGGGCGCTCCAGCGCGGCGACTATGACTGGCTGACACCAGACGCCGCTCATCTCGCCCCGATCTACCGCAACTTCGGCGCAGTCGACATGCGCCCGTTGGCGCGGGCCGCCGGTATCGCCAGGCGCATCCTCGTCCAGGCAGCGCCAACGGTAGCCGAAACGCAGTTCCTGCTCGACCAGGGCCGCGACGACACTGATGTCGCCGGTATCGTCGGCTGGGTCGACCTGTCGTCTTCAGACAGCGTAACCACCCTCGAACGTTTCGCCGCCAATCCGATTTTCAAAGGCGTGCGGCCGATGCTGCAGGATCTTGATGACGTCAACTGGATCGCCACCCGCCCGAACGCAAAAACCGTTGCCGCGCTGAAGCATCTTGGCTTGCGTTTCGATGCGCTGGTGCTGCCCCAGCATCTCGAGTCGCTCCGGCGCTTCGTCGAGATGCATCCTGACCTGCCGGTCGTCATCGACCATGCCGCCAAGCCCGCCTTCGCCGCTCCCACCGATGACCCGCGCCACGCGCTGTGGAAGCTCGGCATGGCCGAACTGTCGGGCCATCCGCATCTCTGCTGCAAGCTCTCGGGCCTGCTAACCGAACTGCCGGCCGAAAGCCGGTCGACGCCCGAGGCGGCGGTGGCTGCCTTGCGCCCCACCGTCGACGACCTGCTCAGCTGGTTCGGGCCGGATCGGCTGATCTGGGGCTCGGACTGGCCGGTGCTGACGCTGGCCGCCCCGTTCGCCTTCTGGGACGAGGTCACCGCCCGCCTGCTCGATGGCCTCGGCCAGTCGGAGCGTGCGGCGATCCTCGGCGGCACGGCAGCCCATTTCTACGGCATCGAGGGAGGCCGCACATGA